From the Prunus dulcis chromosome 4, ALMONDv2, whole genome shotgun sequence genome, one window contains:
- the LOC117624066 gene encoding protein TRAUCO — protein MDNLQGYRDEDDEEDEESKPTTTATATITTTEQPIEPSEAIDPSEPTTDEPDADPINPQSNDLQNGNKTETEASEDLSESLKSQENDNDNENDNDDEDPPPKKQKQLSSLTIQLSSDQDQTPLPQPSSNGVALPAPTAQNSKKSKKKNNNVWVTKSTRKGKKKSKANNNNNHNAPADDTVLITPVTRFPDKTDDTPDMTICLSKVYKAEKVEVSEDRMSAGSTKGYRMVRATRGVVEGAWYFEIKVVNLGESGHTRLGWSTEKGDLQAPVGYDGNSFGYRDIDGSKVHKALREKYGEEGYKEGDVIGFYINLPDGGSYAPKPPHLVWYKGQRYACAPDTKEDPPKVVPGSEISFFKNGVCQGVAFKDLYGGRYYPAASMYTLPHQPNCVVKFNFGPEFEFFPEDFGGRPEPQPMVEVPYHAFENRVENGVSDEKKQ, from the exons ATGGACAACCTCCAAGGCTACAGAGAcgaagacgacgaagaagacgaagaatcgaaacccaccaccaccgccaccgccacaatcacaacaaccGAACAACCCATTGAACCAAGCGAAGCCATTGACCCAAGCGAACCCACCACCGACGAGCCCGACGCCGACCCCATTAACCCACAATCCAACGACCTGCAAAACGGCAACAAAACCGAAACTGAAGCCTCCGAAGACCTCTCCGAGTCCTTGAAATCCCAAGAAAACGACAACGACAATGAAAACGACAACGACGACGAAGACCCACCTCCCAAGAAGCAGAAGCAGCTCTCTTCCCTCACGATCCAGCTCTCTTCAGACCAAGATCAAACCCCATTGCCCCAACCTAGCTCCAACGGAGTCGCCCTCCCGGCCCCAACCGCCCAGAATTCCAAGAaatcgaagaagaagaacaacaaTGTATGGGTCACCAAGTCGACCCGAAAGGGGAAAAAGAAGAGCAAGGccaataacaacaacaaccacAATGCCCCTGCAGACGACACCGTTTTGATCACTCCGGTGACGCGGTTCCCGGATAAAACCGACGACACCCCGGACATGACAATCTGCCTTTCCAAGGTCTACAAGGCAGAAAAAGTCGAGGTGAGTGAGGACAGAATGAGTGCTGGCAGTACAAAAGGGTATAGAATGGTTAGGGCCACTAGGGGAGTTGTTGAAGGTGCTTGGTATTTTGAAATAAAGGTGGTGAATTTGGGAGAGAGTGGGCACACTAGGCTGGGGTGGTCCACTGAGAAAGGGGACTTGCAGGCTCCAGTTGGGTATGATGGGAATAGTTTTGGGTATAGGGACATTGATGGGAGTAAGGTGCATAAGGCTTTGAGGGAGAAGTATGGTGAGGAAGGGTATAAGGAAGGTGATGTTATTGggttttatataaatttgcCGGATGGGGGGTCGTATGCCCCGAAACCGCCTCACTTAGTTTGGTATAAGGGGCAGCGATATGCTTGCGCCCCCGACACGAAAGAGGATCCTCCTAAAGTTGTGCCTG GAAGTGAGATATCCTTCTTCAAAAACGGGGTATGCCAAGGAGTTGCTTTTAAGGATCTATATGGTGGCCGTTACTATCCTGCTGCTTCAATGTATACCCTTCCCCATCAACCAAATTGTGTGGTCAAGTTCAACTTTGGTCCtgaatttgaattctttccAGAAGACTTTGGTGGACGTCCAGAGCCCCAGCCCATGGTTGAAGTTCCTTATCATGCGTTTGAAAACCGAGTTGAAAATGGAGTCTCCGATGAGAAGAAACAATAG